The genomic region ACCCCAAGCCTTATGTTCAAGGTTTTCTATTCCTTTTTCCGCGAGAAAAGCGGGACCGTTTGAACGAAGTCATGTCTTCCGTTTACCACGCACTAAAATGGTGGTTAATTGGACGTGCAACATCCATGGCGGCTGTCGGTTTATTAACGGCGGTTGGTCTTTGGCTGCTTGATATGCCATTGATCATGGCGCTGGCATTATTGGCAGGTCTATTGTCGTTCGTTCCTTTTATTGGCCCAATAGCCGCAGCTATTCCTGCTATTTTGGTTGGGTTGATAGACAGCCCAAACCAAGCGCTCTATGTCGTGTTGGTGTATTTCATTGTGCAGCTTTTGGAAAGTAACATTTTAACCCCTTACGTACAGAAACAAGCCGTATCGCTTCCTCCTGCCGTCATGCTCAGTGGTCAAATGTTGATGGGCGCGGTGTTCGGCTTACAGGGCTTAGCGTTATCGACCCCCATGCTGGTATCCATGATCGTTGTCGTGCAAATGCTGTATGTGTGCGACGTGTTGGGCGAAAAAATTCGCCCCTTGGGACAATGATCTTTATACAAATTGGTGTAAGTTGGAGGCAGATAAAATACCTATATTAAGATGTTCTTCAATCCGAACATTCCCGATTATTAAACGAACGATGAAAGGCGAATAACCAAATGAGCTCATTGGAAATGGAGGCGCAGCGCACCTTAGTGGGAAAAGGCGTGCTGTTATGTTTAGCTGCGATGTTGGTGTTCGCGTCACAAGATGCCGTGACAAAAATTCTCGTACAGGATATGTCCGTGGCGCAAGTGGTATTAGTGCGCTATTGGGTATTTGCCTTGTTTGCCATCATCTGGGTGTCGCGCACCAGCACCATTCGCCATGCATTGCGTTCTGTTCGCCCTAAGTTACAAGTATTGCGGTCCTTATTATCCATCGCTGAGATTGCGATTTTTAATCTAGCTCTGCGTCATCTTGGCTTGGCAGAATCCCATTCGCTGATGGCGGCGTTCCCATTAATGGTGATTGCCTTGGCGGCACCCATTCTAGGGGAACGGGTAAGCATAAAATCTTGGTTGGCGGTTTGTGTTGGCTTTGCCGGAACGCTCGTTATCCTTCGACCTGGATTGGACGTCTTCAAGCCTGAGTCATTGATACCATTAAGCGCAGCCTTGTGTTTTGCCTGCTACCACGTGGTGACTCGTCAGGTCAGCTCTGCGGGTGATGGTTTTCATACCAACATACTCTATATGGCGTTGATCGGCTTAGTGTGTGCAACCCTCTTTGGTGTGACGGCATGGCGAGCTCCAAGCATGCAGGAATGGGTGTTATTGGCCGTGATCTCTATTATGAGTGTCGCCGCACAGCTTTTGTTAGTGAAAGCGCTAGAGTATGCGCCTGCCTCAGTGTTACAACCGTTCAACTACAGCTTATTGGTATTTGCCACTATTATCGGCTTCTTAGTATTTAGCGAACTACCAGACAGATGGACCATTGTAGGAGCGGGCATTGTCATTGCCAGTGGACTGTATGTGATCTATTTACAGCGTGCTCGCGAATAGTTTTGTCTTAATAATATAGATATTGCAATGTAAACTTTACTTGGCTATATTATGAGCACAACTTATCCTTCTTCCACGCGTGGCGACATACAGACCCTTGGAGTTGGACGAATAAGCCGGCCTCGTGCCGGTTTTTTCACATCTACGGCCTTGGTAGGCGTGAATGAACAATGGATATGGAAAGTCCTTACCTCTCTTCTTTTGTCTCTTTGGTATTAGACTCGCCAGTCACTATGACCTCTAAGTAAGTGGACTGAAAATATGAAAACGAGAGTCTACATTGATGGTTACAACTTCTACTTTGGTTGCTTAAAAGGCACGCCATATAAATGGTTGGATCCTGTTTCTCTTATTGAAACCTTACTGGTGCGTTCTGGTGTCCCTGAATCCGTTCTTGATGAATTGGCGGTTAAATTTTTTTACCGCTGAAATCTCTGAACGCGCAGCATCGGATAGCAGCTCTTTGAAGGATCAACGAGCTTATCATCTTGCGTTGCATAATCACCGCCAAGGTAGATTGCAGACCATAAAGGGCAAATACTCAATTGATAAAACCAAATTTCCTAAAGTTGAGCGAGATGAAAGAGGCAAAGAGACAGAGCCCAAGTCTTCTGATCGGGTGAAAATATGGAAAATGGAAGAGAAACAAAGCGATGTTAATGTGGCTTTGGAAGCAGTCTATGATGCAGTGACAGACTTAACACTTGAGCACATTGTTTTTGTGACCAACGACACCGATATCATTCCTGTATTACGAAAAATTCAGTCTCATAATGCCTTGAAACAACGCTCTTCCGTCAAA from Marinomonas rhizomae harbors:
- a CDS encoding AI-2E family transporter, yielding MGSDYNHYMRRLLATIGIIAIAVSVFLLFWHLAYVLVLLFGGALFAVFLVGLASPLQAFIPLPRWSLVLLVAIVFTGLLLLAGYLAGPAVADQMVQLSEQLSGGLNQLESYLKQQTWGEALLKWAQEQWQQAPLSPGKLMGQVTGAFSTIFGAVADLFVMLFIGFYLALHPKPYVQGFLFLFPREKRDRLNEVMSSVYHALKWWLIGRATSMAAVGLLTAVGLWLLDMPLIMALALLAGLLSFVPFIGPIAAAIPAILVGLIDSPNQALYVVLVYFIVQLLESNILTPYVQKQAVSLPPAVMLSGQMLMGAVFGLQGLALSTPMLVSMIVVVQMLYVCDVLGEKIRPLGQ
- a CDS encoding DMT family transporter; the protein is MSSLEMEAQRTLVGKGVLLCLAAMLVFASQDAVTKILVQDMSVAQVVLVRYWVFALFAIIWVSRTSTIRHALRSVRPKLQVLRSLLSIAEIAIFNLALRHLGLAESHSLMAAFPLMVIALAAPILGERVSIKSWLAVCVGFAGTLVILRPGLDVFKPESLIPLSAALCFACYHVVTRQVSSAGDGFHTNILYMALIGLVCATLFGVTAWRAPSMQEWVLLAVISIMSVAAQLLLVKALEYAPASVLQPFNYSLLVFATIIGFLVFSELPDRWTIVGAGIVIASGLYVIYLQRARE